The following coding sequences lie in one Pelomicrobium methylotrophicum genomic window:
- a CDS encoding pilin — protein sequence MELLKLKQKGFTLIELVVVIVILGILAAVALPRFVNLTSEARAAAVQGMAGGLRSAVAVVQAKYLAAGDPAATTVTMADGTSVAVNAGTGIPTGAAAGIGAAMQSLDGFTVDYTTSTAVTFRPTNGGSATCQAVYNGSTGAVTTTVSGC from the coding sequence GTGGAGCTGCTGAAGCTGAAACAAAAAGGATTTACCCTCATCGAGCTCGTCGTCGTGATCGTCATTTTGGGCATTCTGGCTGCCGTCGCGTTGCCGCGGTTCGTGAACCTCACGTCGGAGGCACGAGCAGCGGCCGTGCAAGGCATGGCTGGCGGTCTGCGATCGGCGGTGGCGGTAGTGCAGGCCAAGTATCTGGCCGCCGGCGATCCCGCCGCGACGACCGTAACCATGGCCGACGGCACGTCGGTCGCAGTAAATGCCGGCACGGGCATTCCGACGGGGGCGGCCGCCGGCATCGGGGCCGCGATGCAATCCCTCGACGGCTTTACCGTGGACTACACCACTTCCACCGCGGTCACTTTCCGTCCGACGAACGGCGGAAGCGCCACCTGCCAGGCGGTGTACAATGGATCGACCGGAGCGGTGACGACGACCGTGAGCGGTTGCTGA